From Woronichinia naegeliana WA131, the proteins below share one genomic window:
- the rpsL gene encoding 30S ribosomal protein S12: protein MPTIQQLIRSERSKVQKKTKSPALKQCPQRRGVCTRVYTTTPKKPNSALRKVARVRLTSGFEVTAYIPGIGHNLQEHSVVLIRGGRVKDLPGVRYHIIRGTLDATGVKDRKQGRSKYGTKRAKAK, encoded by the coding sequence ATGCCCACTATTCAGCAGCTAATTCGTAGCGAACGCTCCAAAGTACAGAAAAAGACGAAGTCCCCCGCGCTTAAACAGTGTCCTCAGCGTCGCGGTGTCTGTACCCGTGTTTACACGACAACCCCCAAAAAACCTAACTCGGCTCTCCGTAAGGTAGCACGGGTGCGTTTGACCTCTGGGTTTGAAGTTACCGCTTACATTCCAGGGATTGGTCATAACTTACAGGAACACTCTGTTGTTTTGATTCGCGGCGGTCGGGTCAAGGATTTACCAGGGGTGAGATACCACATCATTCGGGGAACCTTGGATGCCACTGGGGTAAAGGATCGTAAACAAGGCCGTTCTAAATACGGTACTAAACGAGCTAAAGCTAAATAA
- the cobU gene encoding bifunctional adenosylcobinamide kinase/adenosylcobinamide-phosphate guanylyltransferase — MTTLSPTAIILVTGPARSGKSEWAENLATRWGQAFDQPIIYVATAQDAPQDLEWQARLEKHRQRRPPHWQTLLVPTDLSANLLEVIPPGIVLVDSLGTWVANLLTLEDDQWQCQQQQLIFTLQKLTLTVILVAEETGWGVVPAYPLGRLFRDRLGHLTRQVGAIADQVYLVTGGYALNLSQLGEQLEAPQPQP, encoded by the coding sequence ATGACAACTCTTTCACCAACCGCCATTATTCTAGTGACCGGCCCAGCGAGATCCGGTAAAAGTGAATGGGCAGAAAATTTGGCGACAAGATGGGGACAAGCATTCGATCAACCCATTATTTATGTGGCGACGGCTCAGGACGCTCCTCAAGATCTGGAATGGCAAGCTCGTTTAGAAAAACATCGTCAACGTCGTCCTCCCCATTGGCAAACTCTGCTGGTTCCCACGGATCTCTCTGCCAACCTTTTAGAGGTGATTCCGCCAGGGATTGTTTTGGTTGATTCCTTGGGAACTTGGGTCGCTAATTTACTAACCCTTGAAGATGATCAATGGCAATGTCAACAACAACAATTGATCTTTACTTTACAAAAATTAACTTTGACCGTTATTTTGGTTGCTGAAGAAACCGGATGGGGGGTTGTTCCTGCTTATCCTCTGGGCCGACTATTCCGCGATCGCCTGGGTCATTTAACCCGTCAAGTGGGCGCGATCGCCGATCAAGTTTATTTAGTCACGGGGGGCTATGCGCTGAACCTAAGCCAATTAGGGGAACAGCTAGAGGCTCCTCAACCCCAACCGTAG